The segment AAATAAGAAATCACATTTTGGAATTTACCCTTTTTTATGGGATGAAGATTGGGAATCATCTTTAGTTGAAATAATGGGTGAAAATATTCCAAAAATTCAGATTGCTCCTGTTTTGCAAAATTTAATATTTCCTAGATCAAAAAAAGTACTTCTTGGATGGCTAGAAAAAATTAAAACTTATGAAAACATGGAATATTTGATATCAGCTCATTATTCTGCCCCTATTAATTTCAAAGAAGAAAATTGTCAGAATTTGATAGATGAAATTAATTCAGATAAATGGAATAAATTACCAGATGATAATAAATTCCTTATTAATTTATATAAAAAATTATTTGAATTGGGGATAATCCCAAAAAAAGTAAATGTTTAGAGATTTATTCTTCCTCAATGGACATGTCTTCATCACTTTTTAGTGTTTGTTCAAGCTCTTTCCTTTGCTCCATTTGTCTCAAGAAATATCCTGTCATCATTGCAGAAGAAAGTAAATTAGCGATATTATCTTTTGAAGATGTTATTTTTACATCAAATTGATCAGATGGCAACATCCCTAGAAGACCTTGAACATTGTGCCTTATTATTTCTTGAATATCTTCACTAGCCGATTTGGCTACTCTCTGCATAACTTCTGGAGACTGTTTTTGTAGATATTGAATCAAATCATTCTCATCATTTGGATCATTATTTTCAGTAGCTAGAAATTCAGGATTGAACATTTAGGCATCTTCAACTTATAAAAACCCTACAACACCATGAACCCTTTAACCTAAATTATTAAGACTAGGGAACCGAATAGGACCAATGTTATTTAATGGCCAATATCTAAAAATAGCCTTTCCTATTACTTTTTCATAAGGGAGGAATCCCCATATATGTGAATCCATACTGTTATTTCTGTTATCTCCCATTACCCATAGTGATTTCTCAGGAACATAATATGGACCTGTTGAATAGTTGATGTTCTTATCAGAAATATAATTATTTTGAGCAATATCATTTAAATATAAATTACCTTCTTTTACTTCTACTTTATCTCCAGGGACCCCTATTACCCTTTTGATTAACGCAATATCTGATTCATACCCAGCGTCAATTAATTGTTCTGGAACATTAAAAACAATGATTTTATTTTTTAATTTAGATAAGTTTGATTTAGAAGTGATTTTTGGAGTTAACTTTTCAACTAATATTTTGTCTTGGATTTGAAGGGTCGGGAGCATAGATCCTGAGGGAATCCACCTTGGTTCGATTACTTGCCAACGTATAATCAAAGCAATTATTATCCAAATAAAAAGATTTTTAAAATCCTTTAGTATTGAACTTTTTTTTTCAGCTGGATTTTGCATTGTTAAATTATTTATTTGTTAAGAGGAATTTCTAACGTATTTATATAAATTATGACATCACATATAGAATGCCAAAATTTCTTTAGAAGTTTACAACTTTTAGATCTTTTTACAAAAATAGGGGTTAAAAATTTAATTTTATGTCCAGGCAGTAGATCAGGTCCTTTAGCAATAGCCGCAGGAGAGTTAAATAAACGTAGAGTTTTAAATGTATTTAATTCAATAGACGAGAGATCTGCTGGGTTTCATTCACTTGGAATTTCTACTGCATCTGGAGATGTTTCATTAGTTGTTACAACATCTGGAACGGCAGTTGGTAATTTATTACCTGCAGCCATTGAGGCAGATAAATCATGTAAATCAATTGTATTTATAACTGCTGATAGACCTTTAAGGTTAAAAAATTGTGGTTCTAATCAAACAGTAAATCAAGAGGAATTTTTGAATTCAGTTTGCAGAAGTAATTTGAGTACTAATTTAAATGGAATTCATGAAAATAATGATGATGATATTTTGAAAATTGTGGAAACTGTAAAAAAACAAATACTACAATCGCCTGGACCTATTCATTTAAATATTGCATTTGAAAAACCTTTGGATATATCTTTAAAAAATAAAAAAAAGAATTTTGAGGTTTTTGAAAGGTTTTATTTAAATAAAACCTATAAATTTTTAAAAAATGACAATCAGAACAAAAATATTCAATTTTCTGAAAAATTTTTTAAAAGGATAAATTTGTCTAATCCTGGAATTATTATTGTTGGCCCATATCAGGGCTCTACTAAAGATTTGTTTTCTTTTAATAGTGCTTTAAAAAAATTGCAAGAAATTACAGGATGGCCAGTTTTTGTTGATCCTGTTTCAGGCGTTTCAGCTGAATTGAAAGGTTTAGTTGAAAATTGGGAATTAATTCTTAAAAAGAATAAAAATATTATTCAATGTGATCAGATCTTAAGGTTTGGTCCCCTTTCCTCTTCTAATTATTTGGAGGATTTTTTATTAAATTTTGAAGGGTTACAAATTCTTGTAAAAGAAAATAATATAAGAAAACTAGATCCTATAAAAAAATCTTTAGAATATGATTTTGGAATAAGTAATTTTGTTAACCAACTTTTAGGAGCATTTTTAAATCATAAAAAGAAGAGTAAACCTTTGATCAATTTGGGACAAGTTTTGATCAAAGAAGGAGCAAAAATAAAGGAAATTTTAAAAGAACAACTATTTTCAAATACTGAAATAACAGAATATAAACTTGCAAATTTTGTACCAAAAATTTGGCCAGAAAATTATCCTATTATGCTCTCAGCTAGCAGTCCTATTAGAGATTGGCTCACATTCTCTGAAAATGCGACTTTAACAAGGGAATGTTTTAGCTTCAGAGGGGCTTCAGGTATAGATGGAACTTTATCACTTGCTTTAGGTATTGCAAGAATAACTAAACCTTTACTTCTGGTAACTGGCGATTTAGCATTAATTCATGATATCAATGGTTTTCTCATTGAAAATGCAATTGAATTAAATTTAACTATCTTATTAATCAACAATAATGGTGGAAATATATTTAATAATTTATATAAAAATAATTTAGATGAAGAGGAATTAAAGAAACTTTTCATAATGCCTAAATCTATAAATTGGGAAAACCTAGCAAAAGGTTATCAAGTACCAATTAAAAATGTTTCAGATTTGAATAAATTAAGAGAAGCTTTTGAATGGAGCCTTTCTATGCAAAAATCAGTAATAATTAAAGTCGATATTAATGTTGAAAACGAAATGAAAGGAAGAAATTTAATCTTAAAAAAAATTCTCACAAGTTAATCAATTTACTTTTTCAAACTTTTTAAATCTATGAAAATTTTACCTGGAGAAACTAACTCAAATTGGACAGAATGGAAATCTTATGAAGATATCTTGTTTCATAATAGTGGAGATGGGATAGCAAGAATCGCAATTAATCGACCTGAGAAAAGAAACGCATTTCGTCCAAAAACGGTTTGTGAGATGTTAGATGCTTTCAATCTTGTTCGAAACGATGAGAAGATCGGAGTTGTACTTCTAACAGGTGCAGGCCCAGATAAAAAAGGGGTGTTTTCGTTTTGTTCAGGAGGGGATCAAAGTATTAGAGGTCAAAATGGATACGAAGATGATGAGGGTACTCAACGACTAAATGTATTGGAATTGCAAAGGTTAATAAGAACTTTACCTAAAGTGGTTATAGCTTTAGTCCCCGGTTTCGCAATAGGGGGAGGGCAAGTTTTACAGCTTGTTTGTGATCTAAGTATTGCGTCTGAAAATGCAATATTTGGACAAACAGGTCCTAGAGTTGGGAGCTTTGATGCAGGATTTGGATCAAGCTATTTAGCAAGATTGGTGGGACAAAGAAAGGCAAGGGAAATTTGGTTTTTGTGTAGAAAATATAATTCTAAAGAAGCCTTAGAAATGGGTTTGGTAAATGCGATTACAAAGATTGAAGAATTAGAAGCTGAGGGTGTAATCTGGGCAAGAGAGATTCTACGAAATAGTCCAACTGCTATTCGAATACTTAAGGCGTCATTTAATGCTGAGTGTGATGGAATAGCAGGTATTCAAGAATTATCTGGGTACACAACTCAGCTATTTTATTCGACGGATGAAGCAAAAGAGGGCAGAGATGCCTTCCTTGAGAAACGGCCACCTGATTTTTCTGATTACGGATGGACTCCTTAATAGCTTCTTACTCTTTAAAAAGCACTTTTTATAATAAATAATCTTATGAGAATTCTTCTTGCTGCTGCTGAATGCGCTCCAATGATCAAAGTTGGAGGGATGGGAGATGTAGTTGGTTCATTACCACCCTCATTGATAAAACTTGGTCATGATGTAAGAGTTATAATTCCTGGCTATAGCAAATTATGGAATCTACTAGAAGTATCAAGCGAACCAGTATTTAGAGCAAATACTATGGGAAATGATTTCTCTGTGTATGAAGCAAAACATCCAATACATAATTACGTAATCTACCTAGTTGGACATCCAACTTTTGATTCGGGCCACATATATGGAGGAGAAGATGAAGACTGGCGATTTACATTTTTTGCAAGTGCTACTGCTGAATTTTCCTGGAATTGTTGGAAGCCCCAAGTTCTACATTGCCATGATTGGCACACGGGTATGATTCCAGTATGGATGCATCAAGATCCCGAAGTAAGTACAGTTTTTACTATACATAATTTAAAATATCAAGGACCATGGAGATGGAAGCTTGAAAAAATGACCTGGTGTCCATGGTATATGCATGGAGATCATACGATGGCTGCTGCAATGTTATATGCAGATAGAGTTAATGCAGTTTCTCCAACATATGCTGATGAGATAAAAACTCATGAGTATGGAGAAAGTCTTGAGGGATTATTGAATTATATTTCTGGTAAATTAAGAGGTATCCTCAATGGGATTGATCTAAATGAATGGGATCCTGATAAAGATAAAGTGTTACCTGCACAATTCAATATTAAAAATTTAGAAAGTAGATTAGAAAATAAGATTATTCTTCAGAAAGAAATGGGACTTGAGGTCAATAGTAAAAAATATCTTTTAGGTATGGTAAGTAGGCTAGTGGACCAAAAAGGTGTTGATTTAGTTTTGCAAGTTTCCCGAAGATTACTCGCATATACAGATTCTCAAATTGCTATTTTAGGTACAGGTGATAGATCTTTAGAATCTGGATTATGGCAATTAGCATTAGATTATCCTGGAAGATTTTCAGTGTTTCTTACTTATGATGATTCTTTATCAAGGCTTATATATGGAGGATCTGATGCATTCTTAATGCCAAGCCGATTTGAACCCTGCGGTATCAGTCAATTACTTGCTATGAGATATGGATCAATTCCAATAGTAAGAAGAGTTGGAGGCTTGGTTGATACTGTTTTGCCTCATGATCCAGAAAATAATAGTGGTACAGGTTTTTGTTTTGATCGATTTGAACCGATTGACTTTTATACTGCTCTAGTAAGATCTTGGGAGGCATTTAGGCATAAAGATAGTTGGAAATCATTACAGCTCAGAGCTATGAGTCAAGAATTTAGTTGGCAGAGATCGGCATTAGAATATGAATCGATGTATAAAGATGTATGTGGGATAAAGGCGCCATCCCCGGATATTGCTGAAATTGAAAAGTTTTCTTATGGGCAATCTGCTGATCCTTCTCTTAAAACAATGTGATCTAAGTTTTAATGGATTTTTCTGTACCTGAAGTTAATAAGATTTTAGGTAATATAAAAAATTGGGATAATCTTACAAATCAATTTCAAAGTTTTAAAAATATAAGTCTAGATAGTCGTACAATATTAAACCGCGAACTTTTTATTGCTATAAAAGGTACAAATTTTGATGGACATAATTTTCTTAATGAGGTTATAAAAAAAGGAGTAAAAGCTGTTGTAATTAAAGAGGGGATGCAGAATTTATTACCTTATAAGTTCCCTTTTTGGACCGTTCCAGATACTTTAGAGGCTTTTCAGAAATTAGCATTATTTAAAAGAAGAAAATTAAATATACCTGTTGTAGGAATTACGGGATCAGTTGGTAAAACAACTACAAAAGAAATGATGGGAGAGGTTTTAAAGCAATTAGGAAAAATCAAATTAAGTCAGTTAAATTTTAATAATGAAATTGGGGTAGGCCTCACCATACTTGATTCTGACTTTAAAGATAAAACTTTAATACTTGAGATGGGGATGAGAGGCCTTGGGCAGATTGAAAATTTGTCCAAATTTTCTGAACCTGATATCGCAGTTATTACAAATATTGGAAGCTCTCATATTGGAATACTAGGCTCAAAAGAAAATATCACTTATGCAAAATGCGAAATAACTAAACATTTAAATCCAAAGGGCGTTGTAATTATTCCTGCAAACGATTTATTTTTAGAAGAAACTTTAAAAAGAAATTGGAATGGAAGAATTATTAAAGTAGATTTACTAGATAAAAATCAAAAAGCTCAGAGTTTAAATAAAACTAATTTGCAAGGATTTTATAATAGATCTAATAATTCTGTAATCATAGAAGATAAGATCTTTGAAATATCTTTTCAAGGTTTTCACAATGCATTTAATTTCTTATTTGTATATGCGGTTGCAAAAGAGTTAGGAATAAAATTCAAGGATACTAACAAATTTAATTTTGTCAGTTTAAATGGAAGGAATAAAATCCTGAAATCAAAAAAGACCACCATTTATGATGAAACCTATAACGCTTCTCCAGAATCTGTAAAAGCATGCATTAATAATTTATTAGATAATCCAAATAATCATTTTTTAATTTTTGGGAGTATGCAGGAATTAGGTAATAAAAGTCAAAAATATCATAAGGATCTTTTTGAACTCATCGATAGATCAGATATAAAAAAATGTATTTTTATCTGTGATAAAAATGATGAAATCTATTATGCAGATTATTTAAAAAAGAGTACTAAATTCTTATTCCTTAATGAGATAAATAAAGTTGGTGAAACTATAAATAAATATACAAAAATGGGAGATTTCATCCTTATTAAAGGTAGCCGTTGTTGGCACCTTGAAAAAGTTATTAAATCAATTGATTGATTTTAGGATTTATTTTTCTTCCAATTTTCAATATTTATTTGTTTGCTTCTAGCAATAGCTAAGGAATTATTTTTAGAATCTTCAGTAATTACTGAGCCTGCTCCAGTCGTTACTGAATCACCAAGATTAATAGGCGCTATTAGAACTGTGTTGGCTCCAATACTAGAGTTTTTACCAATGTTAGTTTGATATTTTTTGGCGCCATCAAAATTTGCTGTAATAGTTCCTGCTCCTATATTGGTATATTTACCAACTTTAGAATCGCCAATATAACTTAGATGATTAACCTTAACTTCCTGATCTAGTTGGCTATTTTTTATCTCAACAAAATTACCAATTTTGCTTTTAGAAGAAATTTCACAATTAGGTCTTATATGACTATAAGGACCAATTTTTACATGGTCCATTATTTTGGAATCAAAAATAGTTGAATTTATAATTTCGCAATTTTCATTAATGATCGCATCTTTTATGAAAGAATTTGGACCAATTCTACAATTATTAGAAATTCTAGAATTTCCTCTTATATGAGTATTTGCTTCGATTATTACATCTAATCCTATTATTGACTCTTCACTTATTGTGCAACTCGCTGGATTAATAAAAGTTACTCCTCCAAGCATATGTTTCCTTTTTATTAAGGTTTGAATGGTTTCTTCGCATTCTGATAATTGAACTCTATTGTTAATTCCTTGAAGTTCGCCATTATCTTCAACTTCAAAGCTATAGGAATTTTTTAGTAAGCTAATAGTGTCAGTCAGATAGATTTCTTTTTGTTTATTGTTACTTTTTAAAGTATTAATTATCTTTGATAATCTTTTCCAACTAAAGCAGTAAATTCCTGCATTCGTCAATAAATTAGAACGTTCATCTTTGTTGCAATCTTTTTCTTCGACTATCCTTTCAATTAAATTATTTTTAGTAAATACTCTTCCATAGCCATGAGGATTTTTTTTTCTAGAAGTAATTAAGGAAACATCGGCTGTTTTTGAGTCATGAAAGTTAATAAGGTCTCTCAAAGTTTCGGCTTTGATAAGTGGAACATCTCCATTTAGAACCATCAAGTTCCCTTCATGTTTTTTTACTTCCTGAGAGAGAACTTGAATAGCATGACCTGTTCCTTTTTGCGGATTTTGAACAATAAAGTGAATGTTTTTATTTTTAAGTACTGATTCTTCAACCTCCTTTGATTTGTGACCTACGATGATAAATATTTTATCTGGTTTTAACTCATTACAAGAATTGATAACTCTTTGAAGGAGAGTTTTACCCGATAATTTATGTAAGACTTTAGGCAGTAAGCTCGTCATCCTAGTACCTTTACCTGCAGCTAATATCGCAACAGTTAACATATTTATTTAGATATTTTATTTAAATTTTACTGTTTATCTTCTATTTCGTCATTCCCCATTTATCTCTCCATTTTTTTGATGTCTTGAGATTAGATAAAAATTGTTCTTGGACTCTTTTTTTAATAATATCTTTTGGATTTGAATTTAAAGTAGGATCACGATAAGGGATACTTGCTTTAGTCAATAAATGTTCCTCTTCCATCCAAGATAACTTTTTTAAATATAAATTATTTTGTAAAACTTTTTCGTCAATATTTTTTACAGCAATTGTCCCGTAACTCCATAAATTTTTAGAGACTAAATTTGGCTTATTATTAAAAATATTCAAACCAAAATCTTTTAATGTGCTTCTTATCGCAGCTGAACAAGAGTAGGTTATTAAATATCCTTGAGGATTAAGTTTTTGAGTCACTTTTGATAGAAATTCAACTGACCAAACTTGAGGACATTTTTGAGGGGAAAACCCATCTAAGTAAATTAAATCGAATTTAATATTTGCAGGAATATTTTTTATTTTTTCTCTGGCATCGCCCCATAAAATATCACAGTCAAAAAATTGATCTTTATATTTAGAATTCTTTAATAATGCTTTTAATATTTTAAAAACTTTTGGATGCCATAACTTTTGAAATGATTTATTTCCTAGAGAATATTCTAGAGGCTTTTTATCAATTTCTAAAGCATACCAATTTATCAATGAATTTTGTCTAATTACGTTATTAAATAATGAAGCTGAATTGTATCCTAGACCGAAGCAGATATCTAAGACGTTCAGAGACTTATCTTTGAATCTTTTTAAATCAGAGGGATATATGAACTTAATTTCAGTTTCTTTTAGAGCCCCTTCAAGACTATGAAAATTCTCTTGAAAAATAAGACTCCTTAGTGTAATACTCCCATCTTTAGTTAAAACCTCTTTTAATTCTGACAAGAATTCTCGGATCAATTGATTAGTTTTTCTAGATCGTCCCAAAAAGTTGGATACGAAACTCTAGAAGCCTCTGCTCTTGCAATCTTTGAGGAGCCCTTAGCTAAAAGTGATGCTATAGCAAGGCTCATTGATACACGATGATCAGTTTCACTATCAACTTCAGCAGAATGAAACTTAGACTCACCATTAATTATTAAACCATCTTCCTTTTCTAAAATATTTGCACCAAATTTTTTAAGTTGGGTTGCCATTACTTTTAATCGGTCTGTTTCTTTAACTCTTAACTCTTTTGCATCTTTAATTTCTGAAACTCCACTACAAAAACAAGCTGCTACTGCAAGTATTGGAATTTCATCTATAAGTTTTGGAAGAATATCTCCTTCTACTTTAAAAGGTTTTAAATTACTTACATATTTTATATTTATAGAACCTATGGGTTCTCCTGCAATTGTAGATTTATCTAAAATTTCATAGTTGCATCCCATTTCATTCATTACATTCAATATCCCTGTTCTCGTTGGATTTAGGCCTACATTTTTAATGATAATTTCAGATTCTGGCACTATAGATGCGGCAATCATCCAAAAAGCTGCCGAGCTAATGTCTCCTGGAATTAATATATTTTGACCTGTCAAATTAGTTCCTGATTTTATTACTATATTTCTTCCTAATTCTCCTCTTATGTTTATGTCTGCCCCAAATGCTTTAAGCATTCGTTCAGTATGATCTCTCGAGGATGCAGGCTCAATAACTGAGGTAGTTCCAGATGCATTTAACCCTGCTAATAATATTGCAGATTTAACTTGAGCACTTGCTACTGGAGTTCCAATTACACAACCCTTTAGTTTATTACCAGTAATAGAAATAGGAGCTTTTGTCCCATTTTTTCTACCGTGAATTATGCCCCCCATAAGTGATAATGGCTTGCTAACTCTTCCCATCGGTCTTTCATTAAGAGATTTGTCTCCAGTTAAGATAAAATTTCGCCCTTCTTGTCCCGCTAAAAGACCCATTAATAACCTCATTGTGGTTCCTGAATTTCCGCAATCAAGAATTTCTTCAGGTTCTTTAAAATCATCTATACCTAAACCTTTGATAGTAAAAGGTTGATTTTTTTTTATTTCAGGAATATTTACACCCAATTTCCTAAGACAATCAGCAGTTGAAAGTGGGTCATCAGAATATAAAAAACCTTTAATATTTGTTTCACCTTCTGCAATACTTCCTATTATCAAAGATCTATGCGATATTGACTTATCTCCAGGTACGTTTAGTATCCCTTGTAAACTTCCTCCACCTTTAACAGTGCGTATATGATTAGTATTCAAATTAAAAAAGTGGTTTAATTTTTACAGATTTTTTCATAAGTTCATAATATCAATAAGTTTGTTTTTTAAAAAAAATATTAAAAGTTAAGTAACTGTTTTCTATAATAATTGAAGAATGGCAACTTATTATTAATCTTTCTTATTACCATGTCGCAGATGATGTTCCAGAAACAGAGTCTGATATTGCTGTTGTTATTGATGTTTTAAGAGCAACAACAACAATTTCTTGGGCATTGAAAAACGGGGCAGATTCAATTCAAGTTTTTTCTGATTTAGAGTTACTAAAAAAAACCGCTAAAAAGTGGGATGGTAATAAAAGACTAATGCTTGCAGAAAGAGGTGGGAAAACGATTGATGGTTTTGATTTAGGTAACTCACCATTATCTGTAACGAAAGAGACAGTTCAAGGTAAAAGACTATTTATGAGTACAACGAATGGTACTAAATCACTAAAAAAAGTACAAAATGTAGAAAATTTGTTTGCAATGTCTCTTCCAAATAGAAAAGCAGTAGCTGAAAGGATAATATCCTTAAATAAGAAAAACGTTCTTATTTTAGGAAGTGGATGGGAAGGGTCTTATTCACTAGAGGATTCATTAGCCGCAGGTGCACTCGCCATATATATAAAAGAAAACTTTAACTCTGAAGTGAATATTTTGAATGATGAATTGCAAGCTTCATTAGCACTTTGGAATGTTTGGAAGAATGATATTCTAAAATGTTTAAAGACAGCAACTCACGGAAAAAGATTGACAAGTCTCGGTGATTATGAAGATGATTTTAAGTGTTGTTCTGAACTTGATTGTTTAGATATTGTTCCTACTCAAGTTGAGAGAGGTGTAATTCGTGCCTCATAATTCGCGGATTTATTTTCTAGGAGTGAAATCTTGACTGATTTTTTAGTGGCCGCTTTACAAATTACAAGTACTTCTAATGTTGAAGCGAATTTTGCTGAGGCTGAGGAACAGATTGAATTAGCCTCTAGGAGGGGTTCAGAACTGATAGGTTTGCCAGAGAATTTTGCATTCTTGGGTGAAGATAATGAAAAACTTAGAATGGCTTCTGAATTATCAATAAAGTGTACCAACTTCCTAAAAACGATGTCTCAGAGATATCAAGTTTTTCTCTTAGGAGGAGGTTATCCCGTCCCCGCTGGAGATAATCGTCATACTTTCAATAGATCAGCTCTTTTTGGCAAAGATGGACAGGTTTTAGCAAAATATGACAAAATCCATCTTTTTGATGTTGATTTACCTGATGGTAATTTATACAAAGAATCATCAACTATTTTGTCTGGGGAGGAACATCCTCCAGTTATTGATGTTCCAGGCCTTTGTAAAATAGGATTATCTATTTGTTACGATGTTAGATTCCCTGAACTTTATAGACACCTTTCCTCGAAAGGTGCTGAACTTATAATGATTCCTGCAGCATTTACAGCTTTTACTGGAAAAGACCATTGGCAAATTTTACTTCAAGCAAGAGCGATTGAAAATACAGCTTATGTAGTAGCCCCTGCTCAAACAGGTATTCACTATGGGAGAAGACAAAGTCATGGACATGCAATGGTTATAGACCCTTGGGGAACTGTTTTGTCTGATGCAGGAAAAACACAAGGAGCAGCAATAGCCCCTGCAGATAAAGAGAGGGTCCAA is part of the Prochlorococcus marinus subsp. pastoris str. CCMP1986 genome and harbors:
- the aroA gene encoding 3-phosphoshikimate 1-carboxyvinyltransferase; this translates as MNTNHIRTVKGGGSLQGILNVPGDKSISHRSLIIGSIAEGETNIKGFLYSDDPLSTADCLRKLGVNIPEIKKNQPFTIKGLGIDDFKEPEEILDCGNSGTTMRLLMGLLAGQEGRNFILTGDKSLNERPMGRVSKPLSLMGGIIHGRKNGTKAPISITGNKLKGCVIGTPVASAQVKSAILLAGLNASGTTSVIEPASSRDHTERMLKAFGADINIRGELGRNIVIKSGTNLTGQNILIPGDISSAAFWMIAASIVPESEIIIKNVGLNPTRTGILNVMNEMGCNYEILDKSTIAGEPIGSINIKYVSNLKPFKVEGDILPKLIDEIPILAVAACFCSGVSEIKDAKELRVKETDRLKVMATQLKKFGANILEKEDGLIINGESKFHSAEVDSETDHRVSMSLAIASLLAKGSSKIARAEASRVSYPTFWDDLEKLIN
- a CDS encoding 2-phosphosulfolactate phosphatase family protein — encoded protein: MNLSYYHVADDVPETESDIAVVIDVLRATTTISWALKNGADSIQVFSDLELLKKTAKKWDGNKRLMLAERGGKTIDGFDLGNSPLSVTKETVQGKRLFMSTTNGTKSLKKVQNVENLFAMSLPNRKAVAERIISLNKKNVLILGSGWEGSYSLEDSLAAGALAIYIKENFNSEVNILNDELQASLALWNVWKNDILKCLKTATHGKRLTSLGDYEDDFKCCSELDCLDIVPTQVERGVIRAS
- a CDS encoding carbon-nitrogen hydrolase family protein; the protein is MTDFLVAALQITSTSNVEANFAEAEEQIELASRRGSELIGLPENFAFLGEDNEKLRMASELSIKCTNFLKTMSQRYQVFLLGGGYPVPAGDNRHTFNRSALFGKDGQVLAKYDKIHLFDVDLPDGNLYKESSTILSGEEHPPVIDVPGLCKIGLSICYDVRFPELYRHLSSKGAELIMIPAAFTAFTGKDHWQILLQARAIENTAYVVAPAQTGIHYGRRQSHGHAMVIDPWGTVLSDAGKTQGAAIAPADKERVQKIREQMPSLKHRKTKMFAK